In Chlamydia serpentis, the following are encoded in one genomic region:
- a CDS encoding polymorphic outer membrane protein middle domain-containing protein, translating into MENNKSSIKMALLIGALILGNFTMLFGITPLSDYLASQDKEFETYFPLAGTLSDLSTYLNKITFSGNRNDATQDLSFNNYISINNFLTNSSTQGGAFSCKSFSLTNTEDLILLLNNFAIDSGGAIFSSNDVNLSDNHGLMIFCGNQSLPNNNSSSNENKGGAISSNSNCTISRNQATGYFVKNMTTYRGGAIKANQITIGNNKGPILFMDNTVINNTGGAIDSDQNIIIENNSKPIYFLNNRSASGGAIRAENVVIQKNSQSLVFSNNLALENTALPRISSGGAIHCSFKLSIEDNPGIISFNNNSCGRDGGAICAQSLSIKNSGPVYFTNNQGIWGGAVTLLQDGSCTLWAQHGDIIFYNNRHYATGTSTQNSLNCTSNVTITLGANENRSIVFYDPARQRHNVSSIQPFNPEPEHLGTILFSSAYVSDESVSREDFISLFRNTIGLYHGTLALDDRAEWKVFKFDQFGGTLRLGSGVVFSTTGSSTSDSAGSAININNLAINLPAILEKRSAPMLWIRPIEQRAPYTEDNNPTINLSGPLTLLNEENLDPYDSIDLSQPLRDVPLLKLSDVTAKHINTDNFHPETLNATDHYGYQGLWSPRWLETTIVSNSSSEDTVNTVRRELYADWTPIGYKVNPEHKGVIAVTTFWQSFHSLFATLRNQIHRQEGYAIAAGEAIGLFLHQNSTSEAPGFRIDATGYSLKTISHTASQHKVGISFTQLFSNTKESHSKNKVASHTTTLVLQLDNPWLAERFSISSCLAYSYGLHHLQGVRNSGTVKSEGRCYSTTLGATLCCSLPIQRHSKSLNLAPFIQAIAIRSTQTAFQEMGNKPRKFSTNQPLYNLTVPIGIQSSWHSHFHLSSYWDLELAYQPILYQQNPEVNVTLTTSGSTWQVSEITLARNGISFRGKNQTFLFPNVSVFLDYQGSVSSSTSSHYLQAGTTIQF; encoded by the coding sequence GTGGAAAATAATAAATCCTCTATTAAAATGGCCTTACTTATTGGAGCTCTAATTTTAGGAAATTTCACAATGCTGTTTGGTATAACTCCCTTATCTGACTATCTTGCTAGTCAAGACAAGGAGTTTGAAACATATTTTCCTTTAGCTGGCACCCTATCTGATTTGTCTACCTACTTAAATAAAATAACTTTCTCTGGAAATAGAAATGATGCAACTCAGGATCTCTCTTTCAATAACTATATTTCGATAAATAATTTTTTAACTAATTCCTCTACGCAAGGAGGAGCATTTTCTTGCAAATCGTTCTCGCTAACCAATACAGAAGATCTTATTCTCCTCTTAAATAACTTTGCAATTGACAGTGGTGGAGCCATATTTTCCTCTAATGATGTAAATCTTTCTGATAATCATGGCTTAATGATCTTCTGTGGCAATCAAAGCTTACCTAATAACAATAGTTCCTCTAATGAGAATAAAGGAGGGGCAATCTCGTCTAATAGCAATTGCACAATTTCAAGAAATCAAGCAACTGGATATTTTGTTAAAAATATGACCACATACAGGGGAGGAGCCATTAAAGCTAATCAGATCACCATTGGTAATAATAAGGGACCCATATTATTCATGGACAATACAGTTATTAACAATACTGGTGGTGCGATTGATTCTGATCAAAATATAATTATAGAAAACAACTCAAAACCTATCTACTTTCTGAATAACCGCTCAGCTTCTGGTGGAGCAATAAGAGCAGAAAATGTGGTTATCCAAAAGAACTCTCAATCTCTAGTTTTCAGCAATAATTTAGCACTGGAGAACACAGCTCTCCCTAGAATCTCTTCAGGGGGGGCCATCCATTGCTCTTTCAAATTATCGATAGAAGATAATCCAGGAATTATTTCTTTCAATAATAATTCTTGTGGACGAGACGGCGGTGCTATTTGTGCACAATCACTTAGCATAAAAAATAGTGGCCCTGTTTATTTTACAAATAATCAAGGAATCTGGGGGGGCGCTGTTACTCTCCTTCAAGACGGCTCTTGCACTTTATGGGCTCAACATGGAGATATTATTTTTTATAATAATAGGCACTACGCAACAGGCACTAGCACGCAGAACTCTTTAAATTGCACTAGTAACGTTACAATAACATTAGGAGCAAATGAAAATCGTTCTATTGTTTTTTATGATCCTGCGAGGCAAAGACATAACGTTAGCTCCATCCAACCTTTCAATCCTGAACCAGAACACTTAGGGACAATTTTATTCTCTTCTGCATATGTCTCGGATGAATCTGTTTCTCGAGAAGACTTCATCTCTCTCTTTAGAAATACTATTGGGCTATATCATGGCACTCTTGCACTTGATGATCGTGCAGAATGGAAGGTTTTTAAATTTGATCAATTCGGGGGAACGCTAAGACTGGGAAGCGGAGTAGTTTTTTCTACAACGGGGAGCAGCACTAGTGACAGCGCAGGTTCTGCAATTAACATCAACAACCTTGCGATTAACTTGCCTGCTATTTTAGAAAAGAGATCCGCGCCCATGCTTTGGATTCGTCCTATAGAGCAACGAGCACCCTATACTGAGGACAATAATCCAACAATCAACCTATCAGGACCTCTTACTCTTCTCAATGAAGAAAATCTTGATCCTTATGATAGCATAGACCTTTCTCAGCCTCTTAGGGACGTCCCTCTTCTTAAACTATCAGACGTTACTGCTAAACACATCAATACAGATAACTTCCACCCCGAAACCCTGAATGCTACTGACCATTATGGCTACCAAGGATTGTGGTCTCCTCGCTGGTTAGAAACAACCATAGTTTCTAATAGTTCTTCTGAAGACACTGTAAATACTGTACGCCGAGAACTGTATGCTGATTGGACTCCTATAGGATATAAGGTAAACCCAGAACATAAAGGTGTCATAGCTGTTACTACCTTTTGGCAATCTTTCCATAGTCTATTTGCCACTCTGCGTAATCAAATTCATCGACAAGAAGGATACGCTATAGCTGCTGGAGAAGCTATAGGACTTTTTCTTCACCAAAATAGCACTTCTGAAGCCCCAGGATTTCGTATCGATGCTACAGGGTACTCTTTGAAAACAATATCTCATACTGCTTCTCAGCATAAAGTCGGTATAAGCTTCACCCAGCTATTCAGCAATACTAAGGAGAGTCACTCTAAAAACAAAGTAGCTTCTCATACTACAACTTTAGTTCTTCAATTGGACAATCCTTGGTTGGCAGAAAGATTTTCTATATCCTCATGTCTAGCTTATAGTTATGGTCTTCATCATCTCCAAGGCGTTAGAAATTCTGGGACAGTAAAAAGTGAAGGGAGGTGTTACAGCACTACTTTAGGAGCTACTCTTTGCTGTTCTCTACCTATACAAAGGCACTCAAAATCTCTCAACTTGGCTCCCTTTATACAAGCTATTGCCATTCGTTCAACCCAAACAGCCTTTCAAGAAATGGGAAATAAACCTAGGAAATTTTCCACTAATCAACCTCTCTACAATCTAACAGTTCCTATTGGCATTCAAAGCTCCTGGCATTCCCATTTCCATCTTTCTTCCTATTGGGATCTAGAACTTGCATACCAGCCCATCCTATACCAACAAAATCCTGAAGTTAATGTGACACTAACTACTAGCGGATCTACATGGCAAGTCTCAGAAATCACACTTGCCCGCAATGGAATCTCATTCAGAGGGAAAAACCAAACTTTCTTATTTCCTAACGTATCAGTATTTTTAGATTATCAGGGTTCAGTATCTTCATCGACTTCCTCACACTATCTCCAAGCAGGAACTACTATTCAATTTTAG